A single genomic interval of Oryza sativa Japonica Group chromosome 7, ASM3414082v1 harbors:
- the LOC4344363 gene encoding LOW QUALITY PROTEIN: BRCT domain-containing protein At4g02110-like (The sequence of the model RefSeq protein was modified relative to this genomic sequence to represent the inferred CDS: inserted 1 base in 1 codon), with protein MPAHGGQDADNRRLFAGVRFALLGFDPVSESQYRSEMVQRGGVDAGAYGAGCTHLIVCDLLYDNPICVAARKDGTKVVSEQWVDDSLDLGEMADADRVLYRPVRDFSGIPGSQSLRICLTGYQKNWRDDIMKMASLMGAEFSKSFDALKDTHLICYKFEGEKYKVAKRENTAKRANVSLVNHQWLEDCLMAWKILPADDYTKSGWEIEIMAAQAKDSEDDEEEAGRSSSHSKRATRSARTKDIRMATLVDPHSQAPTRDPTISSCSAEITAGGHMSTPERITKAGGSTSRSLNIKSDIRNTPISADSDAYESAHFPLNGKEEAPAAQVHRAEAKDDVKMAVDASPGAHCISNIAGTTVCSDHHVHQSTTAPAMLVDKTETIGGNCLDSSNQNNVNIALWSTPSKETFSEKTLRPSGISGNVGQKDGGSTPDLNTAVDQSNTARELTLCEANLRLTGNAASKKNSQVLSYNRRRCRKSVSPEANLKPTGSPQSFEGVTPRVDFTISPSMKSDHKISDITDAESLRDVEIVKKVNKSSGALAQKRASKLSSISMKPSVSSETGTANSPFSSRESASEAATFSDPSRNSAESVILTAKEKSGQSKSNLLSYRRALKLARPVEGEKLSENSTKSKKSLRENTLALHEVDKGGSSSENGLRSEKGCAANSSADSEVDKRSSSSSLQNRDTEMSDVPQVDKTEVVAPNTDFAIVVSHQNMEVVPKSIQVTATISECETFPQEEPTSKVKNASVKRFGNASNKAATRSVKNKDEIVSFKSDGDKVEVQPEKNHARPNGAECTVFIPEEIPNSKANNAATNNSRDALQMNTALALSKTELAEKNPGSASADEYRKSSCEKVSQTADVEMPDAPIVDSTGAMFSKSGFKEVFPPENAGSCPKRLSTNTNMGGPETCTPSIVPNNRVRKAAAKRKVSAVQQNSFGDVPCKNSSAVVSEFKFVYKRASEGPRNGSKKTMDQNLQSSNEDGARDAGVSFSEDDMRDRSKILQNSQARSSKRQKAADLMDGSTDHDKENLPGNHNISKSKYGNSCTSLNSFIQAAGSGKDRLADRGVVEENDCGMLTVLEPRLFILSGHRLLRKEYKLILRRLKGRVCRDSHQWSFQATHFISPELRRTEKFFAAAAAGRWILKSDYLTACNEAGKFLEEEPFEWHGNGLNNGDTISLDAPRKWRQLRQHTGHGAFYGMQIIIYGECISPSLDTLKRAVRAGDGTILATSPPYTRFLKKPDHVDFAVVSAGTPSADAWVEEFKRQGIPCISADYLVEYICKPGQSLNKHVLFNMHDLADKSHAKLLKGQLDDVLGEATXGDAAEPTCSACGSNDREGGLMLICGSGSDEENGTRMHIPLEAEAEATPGDGGEWLCTSCHKNKFPHKSAKSRVLKRS; from the exons ATGCCCGCACACGGCGGCCAAGATGCCGACAACCGGCGCCTCTTCGCCGGCGTCCGCTTCGCGCTCCTTGGCTTCGACCCCGTCTCCGAGTCCCAG TATCGCTCCGAGATGGtgcagcgcggcggcgtggacgccGGGGCCTACGGCGCAGGCTGCACCCACCTCATCGTCTGCGACCTCCTATAC GATAACCCAATCTGCGTGGCGGCGCGCAAGGACGGCACCAAGGTCGTATCCGAGCAATGGGTGGACGATAGCTTGGATCTCGGAGAGATGGCTGATGCTGATCGG GTACTATATAGACCAGTGAGAGATTTcagcggcataccgggtagtcaATCACTACGCATTTGCTTGACAGGGTACCAAAAGAATTGGCGTGACGATATTATG AAAATGGCTTCTTTGATGGGAGCAGAGTTCTCCAAGAGTTTTGATGCGCTCAAAGACACCCATCTCATTTGCTATAAATTTGAAG GTGAGAAGTACAAAGTTGCAAAACGGGAAAATACCGCCAAACGGGCAAATGTCAGTCTGGTTAATCATCAGTGGCTGGAAGATTG CTTAATGGCATGGAAAATTCTTCCAGCTGATGATTATACGAAAAG CGGTTGGGAAATAGAGATAATGGCAGCACAAGCCAAGGACTCcgaagatgatgaagaagaagctgGTAGAAGCTCATCTCATAGTAAACGTGCAACTAGAAGCGCACGCACTAAAGATATTAGAATGGCTACTCTTGTTGATCCTCATAGTCAAGCACCCACTAGAGATCCTACTATCTCCTCTTGCAGTGCAGAAATTACTGCTGGAGGACACATGAGCACTCCAGAGCGGATTACGAAAGCAGGAGGTTCAACCAGTAGATCACTCAACATTAAATCAGACATACGGAATACTCCAATATCTGCTGATTCTGATGCTTATGAATCTGCCCATTTTCCTCTTAATGGCAAGGAAGAGGCTCCTGCAGCTCAGGTCCACAGAGCTGAAGCCAAAGATGATGTTAAAATGGCAGTTGATGCTAGTCCTGGTGCACATTGTATTTCCAACATAGCTGGGACCACAGTTTGTTCTGATCATCATGTGCATCAATCAACTACTGCACCTGCTATGTTGGTGGACAAAACAGAGACCATTGGTGGAAATTGTTTGGATAGCAGTAATCAGAACAATGTGAACATTGCACTTTGGTCAACCCCTTCCAAAGAAACTTTCTCAGAGAAAACATTACGGCCATCAGGTATAAGTGGAAATGTAGGCCAGAAGGATGGTGGATCTACACCTGATCTTAATACTGCAGTTGATCAGTCAAATACTGCACGGGAGCTAACTTTGTGTGAGGCTAATTTGAGATTAACAGGCAATGCAGCATCAAAGAAGAATAGCCAAGTCTTAAGTTACAACAGAAGACGTTGCCGGAAGTCTGTGTCACCAGAAGCTAATTTAAAACCAACAGGATCACCACAAAGTTTTGAGGGAGTTACCCCAAGGGTTGACTTTACTATCTCTCCATCAATGAAAAGTGATCACAAAATTAGTGACATTACTGATGCTGAAAGCCTGAGAGACGTTGAGATAGTAAAGAAGGTGAATAAATCAAGTGGTGCACTCGCTCAGAAGAGGGCAAGTAAGCTTTCTTCAATCAGTATGAAGCCATCCGTAAGCTCAGAAACTGGAACTGCAAATAGTCCTTTCTCAAGCAGGGAAAGTGCATCTGAAGCAGCAACGTTTTCTGATCCCAGTAGAAACTCTGCTGAATCTGTGATTTTAACTGCAAAAGAAAAGTCTGGCCAATCTAAAAGCAACCTGTTGAGCTATAGGAGGGCCTTGAAACTTGCAAGGCCTGTTGAAGGAGAAAAGCTTTCTGAAAACTCTACTAAGAGTAAGAAATCACTGAGAGAAAATACACTTGCACTGCATGAGGTTGACAAAGGAGGTTCTAGTTCTGAAAATGGTCTAAGGTCTGAAAAAGGTTGTGCTGCAAACTCATCTGCCGATTCTGAAGTTGACAAAAGAAGTTCTAGTTCATCTCTTCAAAACAGGGACACTGAGATGAGTGATGTGCCTCAGGTTGACAAAACTGAAGTTGTAGCTCCTAACACGGATTTTGCAATTGTGGTTTCTCATCAAAACATGGAAGTGGTTCCTAAATCGATCCAAGTTACTGCAACCATCAGTGAATGCGAAACATTTCCCCAGGAAGAACCTACTTCTAAAGTGAAGAATGCCAGTGTCAAGAGGTTTGGGAATGCCTCAAATAAAGCAGCCACTAGATCTGTAAAGAACAAAGATGAGATTGTATCTTTCAAGTCTGATGGTGATAAAGTTGAGGTGCAACCAGAAAAGAATCATGCTAGACCAAATGGTGCTGAATGTACAGTATTCATTCCTGAAGAAATCCCAAATAGTAAAGCAAATAATGCAGCTACCAACAACTCGCGGGATGCTTTACAGATGAACACAGCACTAGCACTTTCCAAGACTGAGTTAGCAGAGAAAAATCCTGGCAGTGCAAGTGCTGATGAATATCGAAAGAGTTCATGTGAGAAGGTATCTCAAACAGCTGATGTCGAGATGCCTGATGCTCCAATTGTTGATAGCACTGGAGCCATGTTTTCAAAGTCAGGTTTTAAGGAAGTGTTTCCTCCAGAAAATGCAGGATCTTGCCCTAAGAGACTCTCAACCAACACAAATATGGGTGGCCCTGAAACATGCACCCCCAGTATTGTACCAAACAACAGAGTACGAAAGGCAGCAGCCAAGAGGAAAGTATCTGCTGTCCAGCAAAACAGCTTTGGTGATGTGCCTTGCAAGAACAGCAGTGCTGTTGTGTCTGAATTTAAATTTGTGTATAAGAGAGCTTCAGAGGGTCCTAGAAATGGTAGCAAGAAAACAATGGATCAGAATCTTCAGAGTTCCAATGAGGATGGGGCCAGAGATGCCGGTGTATCATTTTCTGAAGATGACATGCGAGATAGATCGAAAATATTGCAAAATTCGCAAGCAAGAAGCAGCAAAAGACAAAAGGCAGCAGATTTAATGGATGGTTCTACTGATCATGACAAGGAGAACCTACCAGGGAATCATAATATTTCCAAATCAAAATATGGAAACAGTTGTACGAGTCTGAACAGTTTTATTCAAGCTGCAGGAAGTGGCAAAGACAGGCTTGCTGACCGCGGTGTGGTAGAAGAAAACGATTGTGGAATGTTAACTGTGCTGGAGCCCAGATTATTTATTTTGAGTGGGCATCGCCTTCTGAGAAAGGAGTATAAGTTGATACTTAGACGCCTGAAGGGAAGAGTTTGTAGGGATTCGCATCAATGGTCTTTCCAAGCAACTCATTTTATCTCCCCTGAGCTCCGCAGAACTGAAAAATTCTTTGCGGCAGCTGCCGCTGGCAG GTGGATACTAAAGTCTGATTATTTGACTGCTTGTAATGAGGCTGGGAAGTTCTTAGAGGAAGAACCATTTGAGTGGCATGGTAATGGCCTTAACAATGGTGATACTATAAGTTTGGATGCTCCTCGGAAATGGCGCCAACTAAGGCAGCATACTGGCCATGGCGCTTTCTACGGGATGCAGATAATTATATACGGGGAGTGCATTTCTCCATCACTG GATACACTGAAGCGCGCGGTGAGAGCTGGCGATGGCACCATCTTGGCAACCTCCCCACCTTACACCCGGTTCTTGAAGAAACCTGATCACGTCGACTTCGCTGTTGTATCTGCTGGGACGCCAAGCGCAGATGCATGGGTAGAGGAGTTTAAGAGGCAGGGCATTCCATGCATCAGCGCAGATTATCTTGTGGAGTACATCTGCAAGCCAGGTCAGTCCCTAAACAAGCATGTCCTCTTCAACATGCACGATCTGGCAGACAAGTCCCATGCGAAGCTACTCAAGGGCCAGCTTGACGACGTGCTTGGAGAGGCAA GAGGCGATGCAGCTGAACCAACTTGTTCGGCTTGTGGATCCAACGACCGGGAAGGAGGACTGATGCTGATCTGTGGCAGTGGCAGTGACGAGGAGAATGGAACCCGGATGCATATTCCCCTTGAAGCTGAAGCTGAAGCTACCCCAGGTGATGGAGGAGAGTGGCTGTGCACCAGCTGCCACAAAAATAAATTCCCCCACAAGTCTGCCAAATCAAGAGTGCTGAAACGTAGCTGA
- the LOC4344365 gene encoding uncharacterized protein, translating to MGTGGGRVALDGGGRRRRKLDEEDDEEYVADDDEEEDEDEDEEEYQQAAAPSDDGEEGGDDEAEPEDESDADFVGDEEEEEEDLEDEDDLEEVKAPRPKRPPKGKPPPRSRRRRQKDDDDDYEEEEEEDADFDPDVDEDDEEEVDEDEEEFEQDDDDSDDFAPIRVRKTSTKNHVAKRKPPPGRKKKKRKPSRVSKAKPKKPTSGRRRRKRWATDDDEEEEDDADFIVEDDQEEEEDDHRPKKKAKAARKTRDVTPEPDVEASAWPAVESDTSEFEFVTSDEEAADKEAPAAEPAKTKGKKGRKRWGSGSESSSDSDYVISEQELKDLEVSMPPDAALQSPATLPRRTFLSRRVGEKGKEPEEAWKQTCGICLSEEQRATIQGVLNCCAHYFCFACIMEWSKVESRCPLCKRRFTTITKSSMADLGLGSRKAVIRVEKRDQVYQPTEEEMRRWLDPYENVVCIECNRGGDDNLMLLCDICDSSAHTYCVGLGRQVPEGNWYCGGCRSGGEGPSAQDTVVHCRESNTNPANSSSGSFGSATPSGVFQRPPPINTQPSLQGFDLNLSPRETPDEDKREESHVSADAVSTPTGRHATLDRRRAFNRRIRILLFRPRVTPNGWQNPIQSDRTIPENEQNPQSTSTPTEVNPSCSRDSSMQNQQSSSSFVQPARGLIERTYGGGSNFQQTEGAKEQLIPIVKRNLKLMCAQSPLGQSDFKNVARRATHTILALSGIAHNEDFVVSTPHPLPSHCNHACDGQEPAFLMRTCCSSCFNSFVGGVVSYIAEMFT from the exons AtgggcaccggcggcggcagggtcgccctcgacggcggcggccggcgccggaggaagCTGGACGAAGAGGATGATGAGGAGTATgtggcggacgacgacgaggaggaagacgaagacgaagacgaggaggagTACCAAcaggccgccgccccctccgacgacggcgaggaggggggCGACGACGAAGCGGAGCCGGAGGACGAATCTGATGCGGATTTCGTcggggacgaggaggaggaggaggaggacctcGAAGACGAAGATGATTTGGAGGAGGTCAAGGCGCCGCGCCCCAAGCGCCCGCCCAAGGGGAAGCCGCCGCCGAGATCTCGCCGTCGGAGGCAaaaggacgacgacgatgactacgaagaggaggaggaggaggacgccgactTCGATCCGGACgtggacgaagacgacgaggaagaggtagatgaagatgaagaggaaTTTGAGCAAGATGACGACGATTCCGATGATTTTGCCCCGATTCGCGTCAGAAAGACCAGCACCAAGAACCACGTGGCCAAGCGGAAGCCACCACCCGGCcgtaagaagaagaagaggaaaccTTCTAGGGTTTCTAAGGCAAAGCCTAAGAAGCCCACCTCAGGGCGCCGCCGGAGGAAGCGATGGGCCACCGAtgacgacgaggaagaagaggacGATGCGGATTTCATCGTGGAGGACGAtcaggaagaagaggaggacgaCCACCGCCCAAAGAAGAAGGCCAAGGCTGCTAGGAAGACCAGGGATGTCACGCCGGAGCCGGATGTCGAGGCAAGCGCATGGCCGGCCGTCGAATCAGACACTTCAGAATTCGAATTCGTGACATCTGATGAAGAAGCTGCTGACAAGGAAGCACCAGCCGCTGAACCAGCAAAAACCAAGGGGAAGAAGGGCAGGAAGAGGTGGGGATCTGGGTCAGAGTCATCATCTGATTCTGATTATGTCATATCAGAGcaggaactgaaggatctggAAGTCTCCATGCCTCCAGATGCAGCTCTGCAATCACCTGCAACCCTGCCGCGCCGGACCTTTCTTTCAAGGagggtgggggagaaggggaaaGAGCCTGAAGAGGCTTGGAAACAGACATGTGGGATATGCCTCTCGGAAGAACAGAGAGCCACGATACAGGGTGTGCTTAATTGCTGCGCACATTACTTCTGCTTCGCTTGCATCATGGAGTGGTCAAAGGTGGAGTCCAGGTGCCCATTGTGCAAACGCCGATTCACAACAATTACCAAGTCATCAATGGCAGATCTAGGGCTTGGATCAAGGAAAGCTGTCATTAGGGTAGAAAAACGTGATCAG GTGTATCAGCCCACAGAAGAGGAAATGAGACGTTGGTTGGATCCGTATGAAAATGTTGTATGCATAGAGTGCAATCGTGGTGGTGATGACAACCTCATGCTACTATGTGATATTTGTGATTCCTCAGCACATACCTATTGTGTTGGTCTAGGAAGACAAGTACCAGAAGGAAACTGGTACTGCGGAGGATGTAGATCCGGTGGGGAGGGCCCCTCTGCACAGGATACGGTGGTTCACTGCAGAGAAAGTAATACCAACCCTGCCAACAGTAGTTCTGGATCATTTGGCTCAGCCACACCAAGTGGAGTGTTCCAGAGACCACCACCAATCAACACCCAACCTTCTCTACAAGGATTCGATCTAAATCTCTCACCAAGAGAAACCCCTGATGAAGATAAGCGAGAAGAGTCACATGTTTCAGCTGATGCTGTTTCGACTCCTACTGGAAGGCATGCCACTCTCGATAGGAGGCGGGCCTTTAACCGACGAATTCGCATCCTTCTATTTAGACCAAGGGTCACACCTAATGGGTGGCAGAATCCGATTCAGTCTGACAGGACAATACCAGAGAATGAACAAAATCCACAGAGCACGTCCACTCCAACTGAAGTGAACCCATCATGTTCCAGGGATAGTTCTATGCAGAACCAGCAGAGTAGCTCATCTTTTGTTCAGCCAGCAAGGGGTCTTATTGAACGCACCTATGGGGGTGGAAGCAATTTCCAACAAACAGAAGGTGCTAAGGAACAGCTGATTCCTATTGTCAAGAGGAACCTCAAACTAATGTGTGCTCAGTCCCCATTGG GTCAATCTGATTTCAAGAATGTTGCACGGAGAGCAACACACACTATCTTAGCACTGTCTGGGATTGCACACAACGAGGATTTTGTTGTCAGTACGCCTCATCCTCTCCCTAGCCATTGTAACCATGCCTGTGATGGTCAGGAACCAGCATTTCTCATGAGAACCTGCTGCTCATCATGCTTCAACTCCTTTGTTGGTGGTGTCGTCAGTTACATTGCAGAAATGTTTACCTGA
- the LOC4344366 gene encoding probable protein phosphatase 2C 33 has translation MAGIAKERRLPPALPLATLIGRELRAGGSERPSLRYGHAGFAKRGEDYFLVKPDCLRVPGDTSTAFSVFAVFDGHNGVSAAVYSKEHLLEHVMSALPPDIGRDDWLQALPRALVAGFVKADIDFQRKGEVSGTTATLVVVDGFTVTVASVGDSRCILDTQGGEVQLLTVDHRLEENAEERERVTASGGEVGRLNLFGGQEVGPLRCWPGGLCLSRSIGDMDVGEFIVPIPHVKQVKLSNIGGRLIIASDGIWDALPSEAAAKACRGLPAELAAKLVVKQALKKSGLKDDTTCVVVDIIPSDYRLTSPQLSPKRNQSKFKSLLFGRRSHSSIGKLGGKSASFGSVEELFEEGSAMLEERLGRNLSLKATSAPLRCAICQVDQEPFESMMTEKGGSYCSSPCAPWGGPYLCLECRKKKDAMEGKRSSHSTACR, from the exons ATGGCTGGTATTGCTAAGGAGAGGCggctgccgccggcgctgccACTCGCCACTCTCATCGGCCGCGAGCTCCGCGCCGGGGGCTCCGAGCGCCCCTCCCTCCGCTACGGCCACGCCGGCTTCGCCAAGCGCGGCGAGGACTACTTCCTCGTCAAGCCCGACTGCCTCCGCGTCCCCGGGGACACCTCCACCGCCTTCTCCGTCTTCGCG GTGTTCGACGGCCACAACGGGGTCTCGGCGGCGGTCTACAGCAAGGAGCATTTGCTCGAGCACGTCATGAGCGCGCTGCCGCCGGACATCGGCCGCGACGACTGGCTACAGGCGCTGCCGCGGGCGCTCGTCGCCGGCTTCGTCAAGGCCGACATCGACTTCCAGCGCAAGG GGGAGGTGTCGGGGACCACCGCAACGCTGGTGGTCGTCGATGGATTCACGGTCACGGTGGCGTCAGTCGGGGACTCGCGGTGCATCCTGGACACGCAGGGTGGTGAGGTGCAGCTGCTCACCGTCGACCACCGCCTGGAAGAGAATGCCGAGGAGCGGGAGCGGGTTACCGCCAGCGGTGGGGAGGTCGGCCGCCTCAATCTCTTCGGCGGCCAGGAG GTTGGTCCTCTCCGGTGCTGGCCAGGTGGCCTGTGCCTTTCAAGATCTATCGGGGACATGGATGTCGGGGAGTTCATTGTGCCGATTCCACATGTGAAGCAAGTGAAG CTCTCAAACATTGGAGGAAGGTTGATCATCGCATCAGATGGTATATGGGATGCACTACCCTCTGAAGCAGCAGCAAAGGCATGCCGAGGTTTACCTGCAGAACTGGCTGCAAAGCTTGTGGTTAAG CAAGCTCTCAAAAAAAGTGGGCTGAAAGATGACACCACTTGTGTGGTGGTTGATATCATCCCTTCCGATTATCGTTTGACATCGCCGCAGTTGTCCCCAAAGAGAAACCAGAGCAAGTTCAAGTCTCTTCTTTTCGGTAGAAGGTCACACAGTTCAATTGGAAAGCTTGGAGGCAAGTCTGCCTCTTTTGGCTCTGTGGAGGAATTATTTGAAGAAGGCTCTGCAATGTTGGAAGAAAG GTTGGGTAGGAATTTGTCCTTGAAAGCAACCTCGGCACCTCTTCGATGTGCTATCTGCCAGGTGGACCAAGAACCATTTGAAAGTATGATGACTGAGAAAGGAGGCAGTTACTGCTCTTCCCCATGCGCCCCCTGGGGAGGTCCATATCTTTGTTTGGAGTGTCGAAAAAAGAAAGACGCAATGGAGGGTAAAAGATCAAGCCACTCTACAGCGTGCAGGTGA
- the LOC107281799 gene encoding uncharacterized protein, which translates to MYICKLDEINTPARCIQTLSWYQTLLDPNHLPLLLHSFFSMASSSVSSDDVNPFAAGSVAISAATAQLIHIKSHVPVILDLGDSTFGTWRTFFTIAFRKFGLLDHIDSTTNARLKLDDAEWTQIDTCIVSWLYATLSPDLLSAVIQPDDDAYTAWNAISSQFLDNVVQRTVQTRQAFHALHQADMTITEYCGKIKVLADTLRDVGSPLTNQDLVVNLLSGLNDKFAHCVSTISAARPPMTFLQARSFLLQEEVWIANRAQKAATTALLAASRSAGASSNAPAVGSSTPASAPPATGATGSNGGTGGNGRPYKRKKQAGRADGTSGNSGPSGNSSAPMASWVNPWTGVVQAWPIAWFPLTSSAPGILGSRPGAAPQQSMVVQQAPAGTLPPALYQALTGLSLQSTPPSATDWVFDTGASTHMVGNSGSSQQDGSSPQ; encoded by the exons ATGTATATATGTAAACTGGATGAGATCAATACACCTGCGCGTTGTATCCAAACTCTTTCATGGTATCAGACTCTTCTCGATCCTAATCATCTTCCGCTGCTTCTCCATTCTTTCTTCTCTATGGCGTCGAGCTCTGTCTCCTCCGACGATGTCAACCCCTTCGCGGCAGGCTCTGTGGCCATCTCGGCGGCGACAGCGCAACTCATTCACATCAAGTCCCATGTTCCCGTGATCCTTGATCTCGGCGACTCCACCTTTGGCACCTGGCGCACCTTCTTCACCATTGCTTTCCGCAAGTTCGGCCTCCTCGATCACATCGACAGCACGACTAACGCCCGCCTCAAGCTCGACGACGCCGAGTGGACGCAGATCGACACCTGCATCGTCTCATGGCTTTACGCCACACTCTCCCCCGACCTCCTCTCCGCTGTGATCCAGCCGGACGACGACGCTTACACCGCCTGGAACGCCATCAGCTCCCAGTTTCTTGACAACGTCGTCCAGCGCACTGTCCAGACCCGGCAGGCGTTCCACGCTCTCCACCAGGCTGACATGACCATCACTGAGTACTGCGGCAAGATCAAGGTACTGGCAGACACGTTGCGCGACGTTGGCTCGCCTCTCACGAATCAGGATCTCGTTGTCAACCTCCTGAGCGGGCTGAACGACAAGTTTGCCCACTGCGTCTCCACCATCTCCGCGGCACGGCCGCCCATGACGTTCCTCCAAGCACGGTCCTTCCTCCTCCAAGAGGAGGTCTGGATCGCCAATCGCGCGCAGAAGGCCGCGACCACCGCCCTGCTTGCTGCCTCGCGAtccgccggcgcctcctccaACGCGCCCGCCGTCGGATCCTCCACGCCCGCATCTGCTCCACCTGCCACCGGCGCCACTGGCAGCAATGGCGGCACTGGCGGCAACGGTCGCCCCTACAAACGCAAGAAGCAGGCTGGTCGCGCCGACGGCACCTCCGGCAACTCTGGCCCCTCCGGCAACTCCAGTGCGCCCATGGCATCCTGGGTCAACCCATGGACCGGCGTTGTCCAGGCCTGGCCCATCGCGTGGTTCCCTCTCACCTCGTCAGCTCCTGGCATTCTCGGCTCTCGCCCTGGTGCCGCCCCGCAGCAGTCCATGGTGGTGCAGCAGGCTCCGGCCGGCACGCTTCCGCCGGCGCTCTACCAGGCTCTCACCGGCCTGTCTCTACAGTCGACTCCGCCGAGCGCCACGGATTGGGTTTTCGACACTGGGGCCTCCACTCACATGGTTGGCAACTCCG GATCTTCGCAGCAAGACGGTTCTTCTCCGCAGTGA
- the LOC4344364 gene encoding uncharacterized protein, translating to MAPSYRPYSGEYQYGNGNAVVPYGGGGERRMKAVCRWVPGAWWLSDPEMKRRRRVAGYKSYAVEGKVKASIRRGLRWIKAKCSHIVRR from the coding sequence ATGGCGCCGTCGTACCGCCCCTACTCCGGGGAGTATCAGTACGGCAACGGCAACGCGGTGGTGCCgtatggcggtggcggcgagcggaggATGAAGGCGGTGTGTCGGTGGGTGCCTGGTGCGTGGTGGCTGTCGGACCCGGAgatgaagcggcggcggagggtggcCGGATACAAGTCGTACGCGGTGGAGGGGAAGGTGAAGGCGTCCATCCGCAGGGGGCTCCGCTGGATCAAGGCCAAGTGCTCCCACATCGTCCGCCGCTAG